A genomic stretch from Antarcticibacterium flavum includes:
- a CDS encoding DUF349 domain-containing protein: MSQQEQDNPKKDLPNNDLENSNAAAAGRGGNVKPEENERKENTAERAFSNPATGQDSGDKEEDRLEKAMLEENESSGLRAQSEEKEKEYSNAQKEDSDKKEEPSGNKDQAGETAADKNIKKQESDTDTALEKMRSEKPETETNENKEEASGKEKKISEEEALEKMRSERSTVEEVNKDLSKVEEASEEKKTENPAAPQASDAEEEDDEDHKTSEDKKNAQSEFEDSVAGDSEDETATERHGIEKKDYHSMSKEELVAELERLVKNEKVQAIKEHVEEIRAEFNAKFDEELEEKKEEFLADGGNIIDFHYSTPLKKQFNNAYFDYKEKRNNYYKQLKQDLNKNLARRLEIIEELKGLLGVEENINTTYKHFKELQDSWRTAGPIPRDKYNTVWNTYHHHVENFYDFLHLNREFRDMDFKHNLEQKLKVIDRAEELTQEKDTGRAFRELQMLHKMWKEELGPVAKEYREDIWNRFSEATKKIHDLRQAYYDQLDQQFEKNLEVKQEINEKIKTLAETEYTSHNQWQQKIKELEALREEFFKAGKVPRSKNEETWAEFKKNVRQFNRNKNAYYKSLKKDQYENLEKKKELIKIAEDNKDNDDFKATTPLMKKIQADWKKIGHVPRKDSDKVWKQFKAACNHYFDRLHKNNNQENSEELQAFEKKKEILDNVKGLEMTGNKKEDLPKIKAAIEEWKNIGKVPYNKRFIEGKFNKLLDQLFSKLDVDNTKAEMMKYENKLQAINDADDDKQLRNEHYFLSKKIEETKAEIRQLENNLQFFSNVDDDNPLVKDVHKNIAEHKEQLKIWQEKLEKIKSLY, translated from the coding sequence ATGTCTCAGCAAGAACAAGATAACCCTAAGAAAGACCTCCCAAATAACGATTTAGAGAACAGTAATGCCGCAGCCGCAGGCCGTGGTGGTAATGTAAAACCGGAGGAAAATGAGAGGAAGGAGAATACCGCTGAGCGTGCTTTTTCTAATCCGGCAACCGGGCAGGATTCGGGCGATAAAGAGGAAGACAGGCTTGAAAAAGCTATGCTGGAAGAGAATGAATCTTCCGGTTTAAGAGCGCAAAGTGAGGAGAAGGAGAAAGAATATTCCAATGCTCAAAAAGAAGATTCTGATAAAAAAGAAGAGCCTTCAGGAAATAAAGACCAAGCGGGTGAAACAGCAGCAGATAAAAATATAAAGAAGCAGGAAAGTGATACTGACACCGCATTGGAAAAAATGAGATCTGAAAAACCTGAAACAGAAACAAACGAAAATAAAGAAGAAGCATCTGGTAAAGAAAAAAAGATTTCAGAAGAAGAGGCTTTAGAAAAAATGAGGTCTGAAAGGTCTACTGTTGAAGAAGTAAATAAGGACCTATCGAAGGTTGAGGAAGCTTCAGAAGAAAAGAAAACAGAAAATCCTGCTGCTCCACAAGCTTCTGATGCCGAAGAAGAAGATGATGAGGACCATAAAACTTCAGAAGATAAAAAAAACGCCCAAAGCGAATTTGAAGACTCTGTTGCCGGCGACAGTGAGGATGAAACTGCTACAGAAAGACATGGGATTGAAAAAAAAGATTATCATTCCATGTCAAAGGAAGAACTGGTGGCTGAACTGGAAAGGCTTGTAAAAAATGAGAAAGTACAGGCAATCAAGGAGCATGTTGAAGAAATAAGGGCAGAGTTCAATGCGAAGTTCGATGAGGAACTGGAAGAGAAAAAAGAGGAATTTCTTGCCGATGGTGGTAACATAATTGACTTTCACTATTCTACGCCTCTTAAAAAGCAGTTTAACAATGCCTATTTTGATTACAAGGAAAAACGAAATAATTATTACAAACAGCTAAAACAGGACCTTAATAAAAACCTGGCAAGGCGTCTTGAGATCATCGAAGAGTTAAAGGGATTGCTGGGCGTTGAAGAAAATATCAACACCACCTATAAGCATTTTAAGGAGTTACAGGACAGTTGGAGAACAGCCGGACCAATTCCAAGGGATAAGTATAATACTGTTTGGAATACTTACCACCACCACGTAGAGAACTTCTACGATTTCCTCCACCTCAACCGGGAGTTTAGGGATATGGACTTTAAGCATAACCTGGAGCAAAAGCTAAAAGTGATTGACCGGGCAGAGGAACTCACACAGGAGAAGGATACCGGCCGTGCCTTTAGGGAACTTCAAATGCTCCACAAGATGTGGAAGGAAGAACTGGGACCTGTAGCAAAAGAATACCGGGAGGATATATGGAATAGATTTAGTGAAGCTACTAAAAAGATCCACGATCTTAGACAGGCTTACTATGATCAACTCGACCAGCAATTTGAAAAGAACCTGGAGGTTAAGCAGGAGATCAATGAAAAGATAAAAACCCTGGCTGAAACTGAATATACTTCTCACAACCAGTGGCAACAAAAGATCAAGGAACTGGAAGCCCTGAGAGAAGAATTTTTCAAAGCCGGGAAAGTTCCACGTAGTAAGAATGAAGAAACCTGGGCAGAATTTAAAAAGAATGTAAGGCAGTTTAACCGCAATAAGAATGCATATTACAAGAGTCTTAAAAAGGACCAGTATGAAAACCTTGAGAAGAAAAAGGAACTTATAAAGATTGCTGAGGATAATAAGGATAATGATGATTTCAAGGCCACCACTCCTTTGATGAAAAAGATCCAGGCAGACTGGAAAAAGATAGGACACGTTCCCCGTAAAGACAGTGATAAGGTTTGGAAGCAATTCAAAGCTGCCTGTAATCACTATTTTGACAGGCTGCATAAGAACAATAACCAGGAAAATTCTGAGGAGTTGCAAGCCTTTGAGAAAAAGAAAGAGATCCTGGACAACGTTAAGGGCCTTGAAATGACCGGGAATAAAAAAGAGGATCTTCCAAAGATCAAAGCTGCTATTGAGGAATGGAAAAATATTGGAAAGGTGCCTTACAATAAAAGATTTATTGAAGGTAAATTCAATAAATTACTGGACCAGTTATTTTCAAAGCTGGATGTGGATAACACCAAGGCAGAGATGATGAAATATGAGAATAAGCTACAGGCCATAAATGATGCAGATGATGATAAACAATTGCGCAACGAGCATTATTTCCTTAGTAAAAAGATCGAAGAGACAAAAGCTGAAATAAGACAGCTGGAGAATAACCTGCAGTTCTTCTCAAATGTAGATGATGATAACCCCCTTGTGAAGGACGTGCATAAGAATATTGCAGAACACAAGGAGCAATTAAAGATATGGCAGGAGAAACTGGAAAAAATTAAATCTCTTTACTAA
- a CDS encoding shikimate dehydrogenase family protein, whose protein sequence is MKIYGLIGKNIDYSFSRSYFKKKFEVEGIAAEYRNFDLDNIEEFKNVLRTNPVPSGLNVTIPYKQEIMRFLDQMDPVAAEIGAVNTIKFEKDGSLTGYNTDHYGFTESLRPNLKPPHTAALILGTGGASKAVAFSLAQLKIPYSFVSRNAGANSYSYQDLTEELITSHPIIINCTPLGTYPAIEKAPKIPFDGITPAHLIFDLIYNPAVTRFMELAAANGAVTLNGYRMLELQAENAWKIWNTL, encoded by the coding sequence ATGAAGATCTACGGCCTCATAGGAAAGAACATCGATTATTCCTTCTCCAGGAGCTATTTCAAAAAGAAATTTGAAGTTGAAGGGATTGCAGCCGAGTACCGCAATTTTGACCTTGACAATATCGAGGAATTTAAAAATGTCCTTAGGACCAACCCTGTACCTTCAGGTTTAAATGTCACCATTCCATACAAACAGGAGATAATGAGGTTTTTGGATCAGATGGATCCTGTTGCTGCTGAAATTGGTGCGGTAAATACTATTAAATTTGAAAAGGACGGCAGTCTTACTGGCTATAATACAGATCATTATGGGTTTACCGAATCACTTAGGCCAAACCTCAAGCCACCGCATACAGCGGCACTTATCCTGGGAACCGGGGGCGCTTCTAAAGCAGTTGCGTTTTCCCTTGCACAATTAAAAATACCTTATTCCTTTGTTTCAAGGAATGCAGGAGCGAACTCTTATTCTTATCAAGACCTTACAGAGGAGCTCATCACCTCCCACCCTATTATTATAAACTGTACTCCCCTGGGAACTTACCCGGCTATAGAAAAAGCTCCAAAAATTCCGTTTGACGGCATTACACCCGCACACCTTATTTTTGACCTCATTTACAACCCTGCAGTAACAAGGTTCATGGAATTGGCTGCAGCTAATGGAGCAGTTACACTCAATGGATACAGGATGCTGGAATTACAGGCAGAAAATGCCTGGAAGATCTGGAATACCTTGTAA
- a CDS encoding DUF368 domain-containing protein, translating to MQQTRTLSDKVLLVLKGLAMGAANKVPGVSGGVVAFVAGFYEEFIFSLQRINGKSFLLLINGRFRSLYYYTNFKFLGLLILGMVISYFSVSQLLDYLILHYELYVWAAFFGMIIGSIYYISKDFDDWTGKSILYVLAGIAAGVAISFLEPAKENDNLWFVFFCGIVGVSGMTLPGLSGSFILILFGNYVLLLVDSVNALYSTIRDLMMWDFAFTNDAERLRLLQVLAVFSAGSLAGLVSLSHLLGYVLKRYKRQTYAVIIGFITGSLGVVWPWKEKIFKLDASREIILDNNNNPILDNYDRYFPDFSIAETWYAIVYIIVGVFIVLGLGWYEKRNSV from the coding sequence ATGCAACAAACCCGGACGCTTAGTGACAAAGTCCTTTTAGTTCTTAAGGGTTTGGCGATGGGAGCCGCCAACAAGGTACCGGGAGTATCTGGCGGGGTGGTAGCATTTGTAGCAGGGTTTTATGAGGAGTTTATTTTCTCTCTTCAACGCATAAACGGGAAATCTTTCCTGTTGCTCATCAATGGTCGTTTTCGTAGTTTATATTATTATACCAATTTTAAATTTCTTGGGCTACTTATCCTGGGGATGGTGATAAGCTATTTTAGTGTTTCCCAGTTGCTGGATTATCTTATCCTGCATTATGAATTATATGTTTGGGCGGCTTTTTTCGGTATGATAATCGGCTCTATATATTATATAAGCAAGGATTTTGATGACTGGACCGGGAAGAGTATTTTGTATGTTCTTGCCGGTATAGCAGCCGGGGTGGCCATAAGTTTCCTGGAGCCGGCAAAAGAAAATGACAACCTCTGGTTTGTTTTCTTCTGTGGGATCGTGGGGGTTTCAGGGATGACCCTCCCCGGCCTTTCCGGTTCTTTTATTTTGATCCTGTTCGGGAACTATGTGTTATTACTTGTAGACTCTGTAAATGCCTTATACAGTACGATACGGGATCTTATGATGTGGGACTTCGCTTTTACAAATGATGCTGAAAGATTGCGTTTGCTACAAGTACTGGCCGTTTTTTCTGCAGGTTCCCTTGCCGGCCTTGTTTCTCTATCGCACCTACTCGGGTATGTCCTGAAGCGCTATAAAAGGCAGACATATGCAGTGATAATTGGATTTATAACCGGTTCCCTTGGGGTTGTATGGCCCTGGAAGGAGAAGATCTTCAAATTGGATGCATCTAGAGAGATCATTCTGGACAATAATAATAACCCGATTTTGGATAACTATGACAGATATTTTCCCGATTTCAGTATAGCTGAAACCTGGTATGCCATTGTATATATAATAGTAGGAGTATTTATTGTCCTGGGATTGGGATGGTATGAAAAGAGAAATTCGGTTTAA
- a CDS encoding DUF368 domain-containing protein: protein MQRSFRDYITITLKGMAMGAADVVPGVSGGTIAFITGIYQELIATISGVNFSLIGTWKAEGFKAAWKELNGPFILALLTGILISIFTVMRIANYLLEEHPIHIWSFFFGLIVASVWFVAKQVPKWNLKIVLALIAGAAVAFYIVSLPPLGGGVASNWFLFFAGAIAICAMILPGISGAFILVLLGAYKPITEAAHDFDLKTLGIVAVGAVAGLLSFARILKWLFDHHSTITLAVLTGFIAGSLNKIWPWKKVLETAQYGDKSVVIREASVLPGNFEGNPHLLPAVILMLAGFFLILILEQIATQKPLPAHATNPDA from the coding sequence ATGCAGCGCAGCTTTAGAGATTACATTACAATAACCCTTAAAGGGATGGCCATGGGTGCAGCAGATGTTGTACCGGGGGTTTCCGGTGGGACAATTGCATTTATTACCGGGATCTACCAGGAACTTATCGCCACAATTAGTGGGGTTAACTTCTCCCTTATTGGCACCTGGAAGGCAGAAGGTTTCAAAGCTGCCTGGAAAGAACTTAACGGCCCATTCATTCTTGCACTTTTAACTGGGATCCTCATTAGCATTTTTACCGTGATGCGTATTGCCAATTACCTGCTGGAGGAACATCCTATACATATTTGGTCATTTTTCTTTGGGTTGATTGTCGCCAGTGTTTGGTTTGTAGCCAAGCAGGTGCCTAAATGGAACCTAAAGATCGTCCTTGCCCTTATTGCCGGTGCAGCCGTAGCATTTTATATCGTTTCCCTCCCTCCCCTTGGAGGAGGTGTGGCTAGTAACTGGTTCCTGTTCTTTGCCGGGGCGATTGCCATTTGCGCAATGATATTACCTGGTATTTCGGGCGCTTTCATCCTGGTTCTCCTTGGTGCTTACAAACCCATAACAGAAGCAGCACATGATTTCGACCTGAAGACTCTGGGAATAGTAGCAGTGGGAGCTGTAGCAGGCCTTTTAAGTTTTGCCAGGATCTTGAAATGGCTATTCGACCACCATAGTACAATTACCCTGGCAGTGCTCACAGGGTTCATTGCCGGTTCCCTTAACAAGATATGGCCGTGGAAAAAAGTACTTGAAACGGCTCAATATGGAGATAAAAGTGTGGTGATAAGAGAGGCCTCTGTCCTACCGGGAAATTTTGAAGGGAACCCACACCTCTTACCCGCAGTAATTCTAATGCTTGCAGGATTTTTTTTAATTCTTATCTTAGAGCAAATCGCAACCCAAAAACCACTTCCTGCACATGCAACAAACCCGGACGCTTAG
- a CDS encoding tetratricopeptide repeat protein, with amino-acid sequence MQLSHNEENNFSLTRFESMLKTNDVLFFDSEEFEDIIHHYLENGKIALAKKAVKLGLAQHPTSTNLKLFKVEILVFEDKLDLADGLLNELHVLETSNEEVYIQKANIFSKRDDHRRAIKMLEKALEITMDEADVYSLLGMEYLFLEDFENAKFSFMKCLEADMEDYSALYNIMYCFDFLEQKTEAIDYLNMFLNKNPYCEVAWHQIGKQYFDLKQYEKALTAFDFAIISDDMFIGAYLEKGKVLEKMGRFNEAIENYRITLDLDDPTSFAYLRIGKCFEKLGLEELALEHFSKTVHEDPLLDKGWIAITDFYYKKGNFQKALYYINKAINIDEENVLYWKRYAKINGRLNFFEEAEKGYQKTIDLGNYELETWIKRCDILINLGEYETAVQNLMQALEFYPDTAEIEYRLAGLFFTLNEGDKGYFHLNNGLKTDSEYYIIIEELFPNIFSRKSVKEIINSYLKAS; translated from the coding sequence ATGCAATTAAGTCATAACGAAGAAAACAATTTCTCACTCACCCGTTTTGAATCAATGCTTAAAACAAATGACGTTTTGTTTTTTGATTCAGAAGAATTTGAGGATATCATTCACCACTATTTGGAGAATGGAAAGATTGCATTAGCCAAGAAAGCTGTAAAGTTGGGATTGGCCCAACACCCCACCTCTACAAATTTGAAGCTTTTTAAAGTTGAGATCCTGGTTTTTGAAGACAAACTCGATCTTGCAGATGGCCTTTTAAATGAATTACATGTCCTGGAAACTTCCAATGAGGAGGTATATATCCAGAAGGCGAATATATTTTCAAAACGTGATGACCACCGCCGGGCGATCAAGATGCTTGAAAAAGCCCTTGAGATCACTATGGACGAGGCCGATGTCTATTCTCTTTTAGGAATGGAATACCTGTTCCTGGAGGATTTTGAAAATGCCAAATTCAGTTTTATGAAATGCCTGGAGGCAGATATGGAAGATTATTCTGCCCTCTACAATATCATGTATTGTTTTGATTTTCTGGAACAAAAGACAGAAGCTATAGACTATCTCAACATGTTCCTTAACAAGAATCCATATTGTGAGGTAGCCTGGCACCAGATTGGAAAACAGTATTTTGATCTTAAACAATACGAGAAAGCATTAACTGCTTTTGATTTTGCTATTATAAGCGATGATATGTTCATTGGTGCCTACCTTGAAAAAGGAAAGGTCCTGGAAAAAATGGGCAGGTTCAATGAAGCCATTGAAAATTATCGTATTACCCTGGATCTCGATGATCCTACTTCTTTTGCCTATTTGCGCATTGGTAAGTGTTTTGAGAAGTTGGGACTGGAAGAACTGGCCCTTGAGCATTTTTCCAAAACAGTACATGAAGATCCCCTGCTGGATAAAGGCTGGATCGCGATCACAGATTTCTATTATAAAAAAGGAAATTTCCAAAAAGCATTATACTACATCAATAAGGCCATAAATATTGATGAAGAGAACGTTTTGTACTGGAAGCGTTATGCAAAGATCAATGGCAGACTTAACTTTTTTGAGGAAGCCGAAAAAGGTTACCAGAAGACGATAGATCTTGGTAATTATGAACTGGAGACCTGGATCAAAAGATGTGATATCCTCATTAACCTTGGGGAATATGAGACCGCTGTACAAAACCTGATGCAGGCCCTGGAATTCTATCCGGACACTGCCGAGATCGAGTACCGCCTGGCGGGATTATTCTTTACCCTTAATGAAGGTGACAAGGGATATTTCCACTTAAATAACGGACTTAAAACAGATTCTGAATACTACATTATTATCGAAGAACTATTTCCTAATATTTTTAGCCGAAAAAGTGTTAAGGAAATAATTAATTCTTACCTCAAAGCCTCCTGA
- a CDS encoding aspartate aminotransferase family protein: MKEDFLKYQAQTTPHPLALEVSHALGSYIYATNGQKYLDFVAGVSATSLGHCHPAIVKAIREQAGRYLHVMVYGEYAQAPAVEFCNLLARHLPASLNKTYLVNSGTEAIEGALKLARRYTGRSQILAARMAYHGNTMGSLSLMSYEERVKPFRPLVGDISFIDYNEERDLEGITTSTAAVILETIQGGAGFIQPENGYLQKVKKRCEEQGALLILDEIQPGFGRTGKLFGFQNYEMVPDILVMGKGMGGGLPVGAFTASKEIMDSLMDNPKLGHITTFGGNPVIAAAALATLKEITTTDLMAEALEKEQLIRELLVHPLITEIRGKGLMLAMMAPTEEIASEIILKAQDKGLILFWLLFEKKAVRITPPLTISNEEIKEGCGIIIEILNGITPQSK, encoded by the coding sequence TTGAAGGAAGATTTTTTAAAATATCAGGCGCAAACAACACCTCACCCTCTTGCGCTGGAAGTATCCCATGCCCTTGGGTCATATATTTATGCCACTAATGGCCAGAAATACCTTGATTTTGTTGCGGGAGTATCTGCTACAAGCCTTGGACATTGCCATCCGGCGATCGTAAAAGCCATCCGGGAGCAGGCAGGGAGATATTTGCATGTGATGGTATATGGGGAGTATGCCCAGGCTCCTGCAGTGGAATTTTGTAATCTGTTGGCACGCCACCTGCCGGCCTCCCTTAATAAAACGTACCTGGTAAATTCAGGTACTGAAGCTATCGAAGGTGCTCTTAAACTAGCACGAAGATATACTGGAAGGTCACAGATACTTGCAGCCAGAATGGCTTATCACGGTAACACAATGGGTTCTCTTAGCTTAATGAGCTATGAGGAACGGGTAAAACCATTCAGGCCTCTGGTTGGTGATATTTCCTTTATCGATTATAATGAAGAAAGGGATCTGGAAGGGATCACCACCTCTACTGCAGCCGTGATCCTCGAAACAATACAAGGTGGTGCAGGTTTTATACAGCCTGAAAACGGTTATTTGCAGAAAGTAAAAAAACGCTGCGAGGAGCAGGGTGCTTTGCTTATTCTGGATGAGATCCAGCCCGGATTTGGCAGGACGGGAAAACTTTTTGGTTTTCAAAATTATGAGATGGTACCGGACATCCTGGTGATGGGAAAAGGAATGGGCGGCGGCCTGCCGGTAGGAGCGTTCACAGCATCTAAAGAAATTATGGACAGTTTGATGGACAATCCTAAACTTGGCCATATAACCACCTTTGGGGGAAATCCTGTAATTGCTGCTGCAGCATTGGCTACGTTAAAAGAAATTACCACGACTGACCTTATGGCAGAGGCGCTTGAAAAAGAACAACTTATAAGAGAATTACTCGTGCACCCCCTAATTACAGAAATTAGAGGAAAGGGCCTTATGCTCGCTATGATGGCACCTACAGAGGAAATAGCCTCTGAAATTATACTTAAAGCTCAGGATAAAGGGCTTATACTTTTCTGGCTGCTTTTTGAGAAGAAGGCAGTTCGTATCACGCCTCCCCTCACTATTTCAAATGAAGAAATAAAAGAAGGGTGTGGCATTATTATTGAGATTCTCAATGGAATAACCCCACAAAGTAAATAA
- a CDS encoding OstA-like protein: protein MKGILKYLVIFIIIFTASLGFAQEGRLIDYESERQIINEQRYPGAVVLSGINEQVYFNHEGIEVWCNNAVFYRDANFFKAYGNVRMQQGDTVTMTSNYAEYNGTTQFAFASGRVKMTRPQTTLETDSLFFDRVKQQAYYRSGGTVRDTASVLTSIVGRYFMEDDKYSFVSNVVVTNPEYVINSQQLDFYSENGHAYMYGPTTITSETSTVYCERGFYDTRGDTGYFVKNSRIDYENRILEGDSLYFDRSRSFASGTNNIRVTDTLNNSLVTGHYAEVFRDRDSVFITKRAVAATLQEQDSVFIHSDTLMITGKPENRIIRGFYDVRMYKSDMSGKSDSIFVDQQSGLTKLINITRGALTSVDVRRNPVIWSDNNQMTGDTIHLISNPKTEKLDSLKVFDNAFMIQKDTIEGYNQIKGKELTGLFVDNELYQVDVIKNTETIYYTRNSENELIGINKTLSSAIRIMFENKEIDYIDYITQVDGTLTPEPDFPENARILRGFNWRGDEQLHSKEDLFAGKPPPQLVPIRGIPLPEIPDDFFDEEDEDSPLLNENSRLKPQDLRDKKIDTIAPVEQVQDTLALRPVQNMLEDEKEELKELLELEEKEETREQQEKEDKEGEGSN from the coding sequence TTGAAGGGAATCCTGAAATATCTTGTAATTTTCATAATAATATTTACAGCTTCCTTGGGGTTTGCCCAGGAGGGCCGTCTCATTGATTATGAGAGTGAACGCCAAATTATTAACGAACAGCGTTATCCCGGGGCAGTTGTATTAAGCGGGATCAATGAACAAGTATATTTTAATCACGAGGGAATTGAAGTTTGGTGTAATAATGCTGTTTTTTACAGGGATGCCAATTTCTTTAAGGCATATGGGAATGTAAGAATGCAACAGGGAGATACCGTGACCATGACCAGTAATTATGCTGAATATAATGGCACCACCCAGTTTGCATTTGCCAGTGGCCGTGTAAAAATGACCAGGCCTCAAACCACCCTGGAAACCGACAGTCTCTTCTTTGACAGGGTAAAACAACAGGCATATTACAGGAGCGGCGGTACTGTTAGGGACACAGCCAGTGTACTCACCAGTATTGTGGGACGATATTTTATGGAGGATGACAAGTATTCCTTTGTTTCCAATGTAGTGGTTACCAATCCCGAATATGTAATTAACTCGCAGCAGCTGGATTTTTATTCAGAGAACGGTCACGCTTATATGTATGGGCCAACTACCATTACCAGTGAGACCAGTACGGTTTATTGCGAACGAGGATTTTATGATACCCGGGGAGACACGGGTTATTTCGTCAAAAATTCTCGCATTGATTACGAAAACAGGATTTTGGAGGGAGATAGTCTGTACTTTGACCGCAGCAGGAGTTTTGCCTCTGGAACCAATAATATAAGGGTTACAGATACATTAAATAATAGCCTGGTTACGGGACATTATGCTGAAGTGTTCCGTGACAGGGATTCGGTTTTTATTACAAAACGTGCGGTAGCAGCTACCTTGCAGGAGCAGGATTCTGTCTTCATCCACAGCGATACCCTTATGATCACCGGGAAACCAGAGAACAGGATAATCCGCGGCTTTTATGACGTGAGAATGTATAAGAGCGATATGAGCGGTAAAAGCGATTCCATTTTTGTAGATCAACAGTCAGGACTCACAAAACTCATCAATATCACAAGGGGGGCGTTAACTTCTGTTGATGTTAGAAGAAACCCAGTTATTTGGAGTGATAACAACCAGATGACGGGAGACACTATTCACTTAATAAGTAATCCTAAAACTGAAAAACTGGATTCTCTTAAAGTGTTTGACAATGCCTTTATGATCCAGAAGGATACTATTGAGGGCTACAATCAGATAAAAGGAAAGGAACTCACCGGCCTTTTTGTGGATAATGAGCTGTACCAGGTAGATGTGATAAAAAATACCGAAACCATTTATTACACCCGGAATAGCGAAAATGAACTTATAGGGATCAATAAAACGCTATCCAGCGCCATTAGGATCATGTTTGAAAACAAAGAGATCGATTATATAGATTACATCACCCAGGTCGATGGCACCCTGACGCCTGAACCTGATTTCCCAGAGAATGCCAGGATTTTACGAGGTTTTAACTGGCGGGGTGATGAACAACTCCACAGCAAGGAGGATCTTTTTGCCGGAAAACCACCACCGCAACTGGTACCCATAAGAGGAATCCCGCTACCTGAAATTCCAGATGACTTCTTTGATGAAGAGGATGAAGATTCCCCGCTATTAAATGAGAATTCAAGATTAAAGCCGCAGGATCTCAGGGACAAAAAAATTGATACCATTGCCCCGGTGGAACAGGTGCAGGACACTCTTGCCCTGCGACCTGTGCAAAATATGCTGGAAGATGAAAAGGAGGAGCTAAAGGAGCTCCTGGAGCTGGAAGAGAAGGAAGAAACCAGGGAGCAGCAAGAAAAAGAAGATAAGGAAGGAGAAGGATCAAATTGA
- a CDS encoding adenylosuccinate synthase, with the protein MAVDLLLGLQWGDEGKGKIVDVFTSKYDIIARFQGGPNAGHTLEFDGQKHVLHTIPSGIFHKDTINLVGNGVVIDPVIFRKELQNLDKFSTSYKTNLLISRKAHLILPTHRLLDAASEASKGKAKIGSTLKGIGPTYMDKTGRNGLRVGDLELEGWEEKYRSLADKHESMIAFYNVDLQYNLAELEEEFFAAVKVLKELTFIDSEEYLRKAQKEGKSILAEGAQGSLLDIDFGTYPFVTSSNTTAAGACTGLGVAPNKIKEAYGIFKAYTTRVGSGPFPTELFDEDGETMGRVGNEFGATTGRPRRCGWLDLVALKYAVEINGITQLIMMKGDVLSGFEELKVCTAYNYKGKEISHLPYNIEAENVTPVYTTVKGWKEDLTGMTSTSELPKEFNDYVEFLEKKLEVPISVVSVGPDRKQTITR; encoded by the coding sequence ATGGCAGTAGACTTACTACTCGGGTTACAGTGGGGAGATGAGGGAAAAGGTAAAATAGTAGATGTATTTACCAGCAAATATGACATCATCGCACGTTTCCAGGGAGGTCCAAATGCAGGTCATACCTTAGAGTTTGACGGGCAAAAGCACGTTCTTCACACAATTCCATCCGGGATTTTTCATAAAGACACCATAAACCTGGTAGGTAATGGAGTAGTGATAGACCCTGTGATCTTCAGGAAAGAACTTCAAAATCTGGATAAATTCAGCACCAGTTATAAAACAAACCTTCTTATTTCAAGAAAGGCACATTTAATACTTCCCACCCACCGCCTGCTTGATGCAGCCAGTGAGGCTTCCAAGGGCAAAGCAAAGATTGGTTCTACCCTAAAGGGAATAGGGCCCACATATATGGATAAGACCGGGAGAAATGGACTTAGAGTTGGAGATCTTGAACTTGAAGGTTGGGAAGAAAAATACCGCTCTCTTGCCGATAAGCATGAATCGATGATCGCCTTTTATAATGTTGATCTTCAATATAACCTTGCTGAACTGGAAGAGGAATTTTTTGCTGCTGTAAAAGTGCTGAAGGAACTTACTTTTATTGATAGCGAGGAATATCTCAGGAAAGCCCAGAAGGAAGGAAAAAGCATTCTTGCAGAAGGTGCCCAGGGCTCCCTGCTGGATATAGATTTTGGAACTTATCCATTTGTGACCTCTTCCAACACAACAGCTGCCGGAGCCTGTACAGGTTTAGGAGTTGCACCTAATAAGATCAAGGAGGCCTACGGGATTTTCAAGGCTTACACTACAAGAGTAGGAAGTGGCCCCTTCCCTACCGAACTTTTTGATGAGGATGGGGAAACAATGGGCCGCGTTGGAAATGAATTTGGAGCAACTACAGGCAGACCCCGCCGCTGCGGCTGGCTGGACCTTGTAGCCCTAAAATACGCTGTGGAGATCAACGGGATTACCCAGTTGATTATGATGAAAGGGGATGTCCTTAGCGGCTTTGAAGAATTAAAAGTATGTACTGCCTATAACTATAAAGGGAAAGAAATATCTCATTTACCATATAATATTGAAGCAGAAAATGTTACTCCAGTCTATACCACAGTAAAAGGCTGGAAAGAAGATCTTACAGGAATGACTTCAACATCTGAGCTTCCAAAGGAATTCAATGATTATGTCGAGTTCCTTGAAAAAAAACTGGAAGTACCAATCTCTGTGGTATCTGTAGGACCGGACAGAAAACAGACCATTACCAGGTAA